A genomic segment from Daphnia carinata strain CSIRO-1 chromosome 1, CSIRO_AGI_Dcar_HiC_V3, whole genome shotgun sequence encodes:
- the LOC130691222 gene encoding uncharacterized protein LOC130691222 isoform X3: MKMVPAPPPMTSSPIMSSAHQQFEVTEDTPVDFLEGCMEILVIFPNEKSILMSIQRRMPMLDLLIHVTAANKISPAAHLLQVTDEEGRFLPHKPSTPIGSLNAHKVYILAKNRLMSDRSDSRSSNAKSSSASQFEQSFRVQVRLPRNQLFVTRVTGRTQLADLLHTVCNEKALDPRHYELRHPVNLDERLRLSSCLDDYKLQEVVLVPLGGKNASLLTPSVSVSDLSSSSSNSMNRKSVNLSASNSSKMSSKSTLKPTTSEATLVGHEKKKRGLLGLLGFGKHKKGSSMGDSGMGDSVGDRSISPSRSEEPVPPAPPVEPVAPSPPSPVLFSKRLAEEAVAKRNSRLMLSQMSTEAFTTPTSTDGPPPLRKTISTTSNGATPPANKPIAKKKRAPAPPQPPPSTQSNGMNGPPKAASEVSSYSTSSSSGSNYVSPTTSVIHHSEEEVVLRSSSPKLSYQRQDSNYMSRQRQPDSGCSSPVRSPRSNMITTPGNSSSNLTQVSSTSNASLASAIKKRKAPVPPPALDEQVEASEKIPPATVTVVVDGSHDDSDRVSSVSDQLSSVSDLSSTRKSETPDIIEPAIVVELTPQHRHYEQQQQQTSVVTPVPAARTRAPRPVKSATTPPPSPCDEGQVIDLLVKVLRDHHEASSNRKLSSSFCSSSSEGDDLTLDDQSLDMFSSRNELNQTSKAQRAVLAVEVAAVDKRQQQQQQLELRSIQGTEAERLKLARQQQTIKLEQENLTRQNIPMLATMEQPSVSPAEVEHTKRKKWDRSPQSQVDLLATRTDSSDDEMSLKVPIPLNRRPRVPSAAAMSHTSSVSEFFSLSEAESESPIQERTYEVVGWSEENEENMDDPDVSFAAMCAALARRKQRGDLDLPNDLSVVSIETVQSPDQMGSSSSGSSQLGGGDSVGGGFWQRPDIKPDLDSPRSIATDSTNANSERPANSISSEDDYEQLEYRRKNSDEKEKNDSYREAHEEEETVVSEPIYTMVIKPPKPLVAVDLEPQTNDKMEQTNEDVQVDEPDRCDVKAIVMLREEEPEMERDAGDGQTESPIMWEYKLPAPPTPFQDSAQSPLDKLQIASESELSRSTRSSMSTDSLQQNRSADEENFAKDSPRSSIDCQEPEAETSAEISIKEDNDVKEVALKLHRGLELLGETTTEEPSLDDPAIEEVVNVAEENKVVLQSSDPEAKPYGIESTTDEPMSQPSSLPPMPSTLPPIDSDDEFSPPDMQFSIATYTVRVSKDSPYEKKLTRPVLPEEVSENIINPINDSTKEANNPLPIVTETKEQEMIADPVKTEENSGSSPVPAAGQLPLPMLNADFIQQFQNALHSITDPKARALQEEFLRLQQQFLTLQMQAVVQQNSAVTVESDPVDISTDHSDTTTLKEKTVLIEEAPTAADLQAEPLVEADSKQIQLVESPVEPPLKITDPAQEQLPKQEIELELETPVYRYTGPPQVKLDTWKPGRPRSEVIDYSRSSSFNVPLAPVEKKIDAPVIGTVAATVLAMDTNTSSPTVATIPEEVVLPVQVSRIPEEESKIKPIVSEVEEILAVREKIEHIESSSNNSSNCTSPVLKPIVLRKSSFITARPFEARPVSMPIRRPNFTPMVIQPVPFVFGKMRAPEVRGFASLPPDNRVEMQGIRMTGPTGVTPFSAVNKNRSIAPVSKENPTIVIRNKLIESARRPSAELNGTPLKSEDSPDQVEDTFAEVKETSPAAVETRRTTSSIRPLSMPMSSSLLLAAGAGGVVNKPQPLSPEISKPPIAAQPTAISGADPSTTAGRRSLSSKFVRKVDPREELLNSIRSFANGGSLKKTGASLDK; the protein is encoded by the exons ATGAAGATGGTACCGGCCCCACCACCGATGACCTCTTCACCCATTATGTCTTCAGCTCACCAACAGTTCGAGGTGACGGAAGACACACCCGTCGACTTCCTGGAGGGATGCATGGAGATTCTAGTCATCTTCCCCAACGAGAAGAGCATTCTCATGTCTATCCAACGGAG GATGCCAATGTTGGATCTGTTGATTCACGTGACGGCGGCCAACAAGATCTCGCCGGCAGCTCACTTGCTTCAAGTCACGGACGAGGAGGGCCGGTTCTTGCCCCACAAGCCCAGCACGCCCATCG GTTCGCTGAATGCTCACAAGGTCTACATCCTAGCCAAGAATCGATTGATGTCTGATCGATCGGATAGTCGCTCCAGTAACGCGAAATCTTCTTCAGCTTCTCAGTTTGAGCAATCGTTTCGTGTGCAG GTGCGCCTTCCTCGCAATCAGTTGTTCGTGACCCGCGTGACGGGCCGGACGCAGCTCGCCGACCTGCTTCACACTGTGTGCAACGAGAAGGCTTTGGACCCACGACATTATGAGCTCAGACACCCAG TGAATCTGGATGAGCGTCTGCGTCTGAGTAGCTGCCTGGACGATTACAAGTTACAAGAGGTCGTATTGGTGCCTTTGGGCGGCAAGAACGCATCGCTACTTACACCCTCAGTGTCCGTGAGCGACTTGTCGTCGTCATCATCCAACAGCATGAACAGAAAGTCGGTTAACTTGTCTGctagcaacagcagcaaaatgtCGAGCAAGTCTACGCTAAAACCCACCACGTCGGAAGCGACACTGGTTggacacgaaaagaaaaaacgaggaCTACTTGGTCTTCTTGGATTCGGCAAACATAAGAAAGGATCG AGTATGGGCGATAGTGGTATGGGTGACAGTGTTGGTGACCGGAGTATTTCACCATCTCGATCGGAAGAGCCGGTTCCTCCGGCTCCTCCTGTTGAGCCGGTAGCTCCCAGCCCACCATCGCCTGTCCTGTTTTCTAAACGGCTCGCTGAAGAAGCCGTGGCCAAGCGGAATAGCCGTTTAATGTTGAGCCAGATGTCTACAGAGGCTTTCACTACACCGACATCAACTGATGGCCCTCCGCCTCTCCGTAAAACGATTTCGACTACGTCCAACGGAGCGACGCCGCCAGCAAATAAACCAATCGCTAAGAAAAAGCGAGCTCCGGCTCCGCCTCAGCCACCACCGTCGACACAATCGAATGGAATGAATGGACCTCCCAAG GCGGCGTCGGAGGTATCGTCCTATTCCACGTCATCGTCGTCTGGTAGCAATTATGTATCGCCAACGACGTCGGTCATCCATCATTCTGAAGAGGAAGTGGTATTGCGTAGTTCCTCACCTAAGCT ATCGTATCAACGACAAGATTCTAATTACATGTCACGTCAACGTCAGCCGGATAGCGGATGTAGCAGCCCAGTAAGGTCGCCAAGATCCAACATGATCACAACTCCCGGCAATTCTTCATCAAATTTAAcgcag GTGTCCAGCACTTCGAACGCTTCACTGGCTTCGGCcatcaaaaaaaggaaagctcCGGTACCTCCTCCTGCTCTTGACGAACAAGTCGAAGCCTCTGAGAAGATACCGCCGGCGACTGTCACGGTGGTGGTCGATGGATCACACGACGATTCTGACAGGGTATCTTCCGTCTCTGACCAACTGTCGAGCGTATCCGACTTGTCTTCGACGCGAAAATCAGAGACGCCGGATATCATTGAGCCAGCCATCGTCGTTGAACTGACACCTCAACATCGTCATTatgaacagcaacaacaacaaacttcAG TAGTGACACCCGTACCCGCTGCTCGTACTAGAGCCCCCCGTCCTGTAAAATCTGCTACAACTCCACCGCCATCACCGTGCGATGAAGGCCAAGTTATTGACTTGTTGGTGAAGGTTCTGCGCGACCACCATGAAGCAAGTAGCAACCGAAAATTGTCTTCCTCCTTCTGCTCTTCGTCATCCGAAGGCGACGATTTGACCTTGGACGACCAAAGTCTCGACATGTTTTCTAGCCGAAATGAGCTCAATCAAACGAGTAAAGCTCAACGGGCGGTTCTAGCGGTCGAAGTGGCTGCGGTGGATAAAcgacagcagcagcagcagcagctggaaCTGCGATCGATTCAGGGTACGGAAGCAGAGCGCTTGAAATTGGCTCGGCAACAGCAAACCATAAAGCTGGAACAAGAAAATCTTACTCGGCAAAATATACCTATGCTTGCAACGATGGAACAGCCGAGCGTATCGCCTGCGGAAGTGGAACACACCAAGCGGAAAAAATGGGATCGTTCCCCACAAAGTCAAGTCGACCTATTGGCTACGCGTACCGATTCGTCTGATGATGAAATGTCGTTGAAGGTCCCGATACCACTGAATCGGCGGCCCAGAGTCCCCAGCGCTGCAGCCATGAGCCATACGAGTAGCGTCAGCGAATTTTTCAGCCTATCTGAGGCCGAAAGCGAGTCACCAATTCAAGAACGAACGTATGAAGTAGTTGGCTGGTCGgaagaaaacgaggaaaaTATGGATGACCCGGATGTGTCGTTTGCTGCCATGTGCGCAGCATTGGCCAGACGGAAACAGCGAGGCGATCTGGATTTACCCAATGATCTGAGCGTTGTATCAATTGAGACGGTTCAATCGCCGGACCAAATGGGCAGCAGTTCCAGTGGCAGCAGCCAATTGGGTGGTGGTGATTCAGTTGGTGGAGGATTTTGGCAACGGCCAGACATCAAACCAG ACTTGGACAGCCCCCGATCAATTGCAACAGATTCCACAAACGCCAACTCTGAACGTCCAGCCAATTCTATTTCTTCCGAGGATGATTACGAGCAGCTCGAGTACCGAAGAAAGAATAGcgatgaaaaagagaagaacgaCAGCTATCGCGAAGCCCACGAGGAAGAAGAGACGGTCGTATCCGAACCTATTTACACGATGGTGATAAAACCACCCAAGCCCCTTGTAGCTGTGGACTTGGAGCCGCAAACGAACGACAAAATGGAACAGACCAATGAAGACGTGCAAGTAGACGAGCCTGACAGGTGTGACGTAAAGGCCATCGTAATGCTAAGAGAGGAGGAGCCTGAGATGGAGAGGGATGCGGGTGATGGACAGACCGAGTCGCCCATTATGTGGGAGTACAAATTGCCAGCTCCGCCCACGCCCTTCCAGGATTCGGCACAATCGCCTTTGGATAAACTTCAAATTGCTAGCGAATCGGAATTGAGCCGTTCGACGCGCAGTTCCATGTCGACCGACAGCCTACAGCAAAACAGGAGTGCGGATGAAGAGAATTTTGCCAAGGATTCGCCTCGTTCGTCCATCGATTGCCAAGAACCCGAGGCTGAAACTTCGGCCGAGATCTCCATCAAAGAGGATAACGACGTTAAAGAGGTGGCCCTTAAATTACATCGCGGGCTGGAACTGTTGGGCGAAACCACTACGGAAGAACCTTCGCTAGACGATCCTGCGATTGAAGAGGTTGTAAATGTGGCCGAAGAAAATAAAGTTGTCCTTCAGTCAAGTGACCCGGAGGCTAAGCCGTATGGGATCGAATCGACGACTGACGAGCCCATGTCGCAACCATCTTCTTTGCCTCCAATGCCAAGCACTTTACCGCCAATCGATAGCGACGATGAATTCTCTCCACCTGACATGCAGTTTTCCATCGCCACGTATACTGTCCGCGTGAGCAAAGATTCACcctacgaaaagaaattgacaCGACCCGTTTTGCCCGAAGAAGTGTCAGAAAACATTATTAATCCTATTAATG ATTCTACAAAGGAGGCCAACAATCCGTTACCAATAGTTACCGAAACAAAGGAGCAGGAAATGATAGCCGATCCAGTTAAGACCGAAGAGAACTCCGGAAGTAGCCCTGTACCTGCAGCCGGCCAATTGCCTCTGCCGATGTTAAATGCCGATTTTAtccaacaatttcaaaatgcaCTGCACTCTATCACAG atCCAAAGGCACGCGCTCTACAGGAAGAGTTTTTGCGTTTGCAGCAACAGTTCCTCACTCTGCAAATGCAAGCCGTCGTGCAGCAAAACAGTGCAGTTACAGTAGAATCTGATCCCGTCGACATCTCAACAGATCATTCCGATACGACCACGTTGAAGGAGAAGACTGTTTTAATTGAAGAAGCTCCAACAGCCGCAGATTTACAAGCTGAGCCGTTGGTTGAAGCTGATTCTAAACAAATTCAACTAGTGGAATCACCTGTCGAACCTCCGCTCAAAATTACAGACCCAGCTCAAGAGCAGCTCCC GAAGCAAGAAATTGAACTTGAACTTGAGACTCCAGTGTACCGCTACACTGGGCCTCCTCAAGTCAAACTCGATACGTGGAAGCCTGGCCGCCCTCGCTCTGAAGTGATCGACTATAGTCGATCGTCGAGTTTCAACGTTCCGTTGGCACCTGTAGAAAAGAAGATCGATGCGCCTGTAATTGGTACCGTTGCAGCCACCGTCTTGGCAATGGATACGAATACTAGTAGTCCGACCGTGGCTACCATTCCTGAAGAAGTCGTTCTTCCAGTTCAAGTGTCACGTATTCCAGAAGAAGAGAGCAAAATCAAACCGATAGTATCGGAAGTTGAAGAAATATTGGCTGTTCGCGAAAAGATAGAGCACATTGAGAGCAGTAGCAACAACAGTAGCAATTGCACTAGCCCCGTTCTTAAACCCATCGTTTTGCGTAAATCATCTTTCATTACCGCTCGTCCATTTGAAGCTCGTCCCGTTTCTATGCCCATACGGAGGCCAAATTTTACGCCTATGGTTATTCAACCTGTGCCCTTTGTCTTTGGCAAAATGCGAGCTCCTGAAGTGCGTGGCTTTGCCTCGTTACCACCTGATAATCGAGTTGAAATGCAGGGCATCAGAATGACTGGTCCAACGGGGGTAACTCCTTTCTCAGCAGTCAATAAGAATCGTTCAATTGCACCAGTTAGTAAGGAGAATCCCACGATTGTCATTCGCAACAAACTGATCGAATCAGCCCGTCGGCCATCGGCGGAGCTTAATGGCACGCCTCTCAAATCAGAAGATTCTCCTGATCAG GTGGAAGACACGTTTGCAGAAGTAAAAGAAACTTCTCCTGCTGCAGTGGAAACACGCCGGACCACGTCGTCTATTCGGCCGCTATCGATGCCGATGAGCAGCAGCCTACTGTTGGCCGCTGGGGCAGGCGGGGTAGTCAATAAACCCCAACCACTTAGCCCTGAGATTTCCAAGCCACCTATTGCAGCCCAACCGACTGCCATTTCTGGTGCCGATCCTTCTACAACTGCCGGAAGGCGTTCTTTGTCGTCAAAGTTTGTCCGCAAAGTCGATCCTCGGGAAGAACTTCTCAACTCGATTCGAAGCTTTGCCAACGGAGGATCCctaaaaaag aCAGGGGCCAGTTTGGATAAGTAG
- the LOC130691222 gene encoding uncharacterized protein LOC130691222 isoform X4 has protein sequence MKMVPAPPPMTSSPIMSSAHQQFEVTEDTPVDFLEGCMEILVIFPNEKSILMSIQRRMPMLDLLIHVTAANKISPAAHLLQVTDEEGRFLPHKPSTPIGSLNAHKVYILAKNRLMSDRSDSRSSNAKSSSASQFEQSFRVQVRLPRNQLFVTRVTGRTQLADLLHTVCNEKALDPRHYELRHPVNLDERLRLSSCLDDYKLQEVVLVPLGGKNASLLTPSVSVSDLSSSSSNSMNRKSVNLSASNSSKMSSKSTLKPTTSEATLVGHEKKKRGLLGLLGFGKHKKGSSMGDSGMGDSVGDRSISPSRSEEPVPPAPPVEPVAPSPPSPVLFSKRLAEEAVAKRNSRLMLSQMSTEAFTTPTSTDGPPPLRKTISTTSNGATPPANKPIAKKKRAPAPPQPPPSTQSNGMNGPPKAASEVSSYSTSSSSGSNYVSPTTSVIHHSEEEVVLRSSSPKLSYQRQDSNYMSRQRQPDSGCSSPVRSPRSNMITTPGNSSSNLTQVSSTSNASLASAIKKRKAPVPPPALDEQVEASEKIPPATVTVVVDGSHDDSDRVSSVSDQLSSVSDLSSTRKSETPDIIEPAIVVELTPQHRHYEQQQQQTSVTPVPAARTRAPRPVKSATTPPPSPCDEGQVIDLLVKVLRDHHEASSNRKLSSSFCSSSSEGDDLTLDDQSLDMFSSRNELNQTSKAQRAVLAVEVAAVDKRQQQQQQLELRSIQGTEAERLKLARQQQTIKLEQENLTRQNIPMLATMEQPSVSPAEVEHTKRKKWDRSPQSQVDLLATRTDSSDDEMSLKVPIPLNRRPRVPSAAAMSHTSSVSEFFSLSEAESESPIQERTYEVVGWSEENEENMDDPDVSFAAMCAALARRKQRGDLDLPNDLSVVSIETVQSPDQMGSSSSGSSQLGGGDSVGGGFWQRPDIKPDLDSPRSIATDSTNANSERPANSISSEDDYEQLEYRRKNSDEKEKNDSYREAHEEEETVVSEPIYTMVIKPPKPLVAVDLEPQTNDKMEQTNEDVQVDEPDRCDVKAIVMLREEEPEMERDAGDGQTESPIMWEYKLPAPPTPFQDSAQSPLDKLQIASESELSRSTRSSMSTDSLQQNRSADEENFAKDSPRSSIDCQEPEAETSAEISIKEDNDVKEVALKLHRGLELLGETTTEEPSLDDPAIEEVVNVAEENKVVLQSSDPEAKPYGIESTTDEPMSQPSSLPPMPSTLPPIDSDDEFSPPDMQFSIATYTVRVSKDSPYEKKLTRPVLPEEVSENIINPINDSTKEANNPLPIVTETKEQEMIADPVKTEENSGSSPVPAAGQLPLPMLNADFIQQFQNALHSITDPKARALQEEFLRLQQQFLTLQMQAVVQQNSAVTVESDPVDISTDHSDTTTLKEKTVLIEEAPTAADLQAEPLVEADSKQIQLVESPVEPPLKITDPAQEQLPKQEIELELETPVYRYTGPPQVKLDTWKPGRPRSEVIDYSRSSSFNVPLAPVEKKIDAPVIGTVAATVLAMDTNTSSPTVATIPEEVVLPVQVSRIPEEESKIKPIVSEVEEILAVREKIEHIESSSNNSSNCTSPVLKPIVLRKSSFITARPFEARPVSMPIRRPNFTPMVIQPVPFVFGKMRAPEVRGFASLPPDNRVEMQGIRMTGPTGVTPFSAVNKNRSIAPVSKENPTIVIRNKLIESARRPSAELNGTPLKSEDSPDQVEDTFAEVKETSPAAVETRRTTSSIRPLSMPMSSSLLLAAGAGGVVNKPQPLSPEISKPPIAAQPTAISGADPSTTAGRRSLSSKFVRKVDPREELLNSIRSFANGGSLKKTGASLDK, from the exons ATGAAGATGGTACCGGCCCCACCACCGATGACCTCTTCACCCATTATGTCTTCAGCTCACCAACAGTTCGAGGTGACGGAAGACACACCCGTCGACTTCCTGGAGGGATGCATGGAGATTCTAGTCATCTTCCCCAACGAGAAGAGCATTCTCATGTCTATCCAACGGAG GATGCCAATGTTGGATCTGTTGATTCACGTGACGGCGGCCAACAAGATCTCGCCGGCAGCTCACTTGCTTCAAGTCACGGACGAGGAGGGCCGGTTCTTGCCCCACAAGCCCAGCACGCCCATCG GTTCGCTGAATGCTCACAAGGTCTACATCCTAGCCAAGAATCGATTGATGTCTGATCGATCGGATAGTCGCTCCAGTAACGCGAAATCTTCTTCAGCTTCTCAGTTTGAGCAATCGTTTCGTGTGCAG GTGCGCCTTCCTCGCAATCAGTTGTTCGTGACCCGCGTGACGGGCCGGACGCAGCTCGCCGACCTGCTTCACACTGTGTGCAACGAGAAGGCTTTGGACCCACGACATTATGAGCTCAGACACCCAG TGAATCTGGATGAGCGTCTGCGTCTGAGTAGCTGCCTGGACGATTACAAGTTACAAGAGGTCGTATTGGTGCCTTTGGGCGGCAAGAACGCATCGCTACTTACACCCTCAGTGTCCGTGAGCGACTTGTCGTCGTCATCATCCAACAGCATGAACAGAAAGTCGGTTAACTTGTCTGctagcaacagcagcaaaatgtCGAGCAAGTCTACGCTAAAACCCACCACGTCGGAAGCGACACTGGTTggacacgaaaagaaaaaacgaggaCTACTTGGTCTTCTTGGATTCGGCAAACATAAGAAAGGATCG AGTATGGGCGATAGTGGTATGGGTGACAGTGTTGGTGACCGGAGTATTTCACCATCTCGATCGGAAGAGCCGGTTCCTCCGGCTCCTCCTGTTGAGCCGGTAGCTCCCAGCCCACCATCGCCTGTCCTGTTTTCTAAACGGCTCGCTGAAGAAGCCGTGGCCAAGCGGAATAGCCGTTTAATGTTGAGCCAGATGTCTACAGAGGCTTTCACTACACCGACATCAACTGATGGCCCTCCGCCTCTCCGTAAAACGATTTCGACTACGTCCAACGGAGCGACGCCGCCAGCAAATAAACCAATCGCTAAGAAAAAGCGAGCTCCGGCTCCGCCTCAGCCACCACCGTCGACACAATCGAATGGAATGAATGGACCTCCCAAG GCGGCGTCGGAGGTATCGTCCTATTCCACGTCATCGTCGTCTGGTAGCAATTATGTATCGCCAACGACGTCGGTCATCCATCATTCTGAAGAGGAAGTGGTATTGCGTAGTTCCTCACCTAAGCT ATCGTATCAACGACAAGATTCTAATTACATGTCACGTCAACGTCAGCCGGATAGCGGATGTAGCAGCCCAGTAAGGTCGCCAAGATCCAACATGATCACAACTCCCGGCAATTCTTCATCAAATTTAAcgcag GTGTCCAGCACTTCGAACGCTTCACTGGCTTCGGCcatcaaaaaaaggaaagctcCGGTACCTCCTCCTGCTCTTGACGAACAAGTCGAAGCCTCTGAGAAGATACCGCCGGCGACTGTCACGGTGGTGGTCGATGGATCACACGACGATTCTGACAGGGTATCTTCCGTCTCTGACCAACTGTCGAGCGTATCCGACTTGTCTTCGACGCGAAAATCAGAGACGCCGGATATCATTGAGCCAGCCATCGTCGTTGAACTGACACCTCAACATCGTCATTatgaacagcaacaacaacaaacttcAG TGACACCCGTACCCGCTGCTCGTACTAGAGCCCCCCGTCCTGTAAAATCTGCTACAACTCCACCGCCATCACCGTGCGATGAAGGCCAAGTTATTGACTTGTTGGTGAAGGTTCTGCGCGACCACCATGAAGCAAGTAGCAACCGAAAATTGTCTTCCTCCTTCTGCTCTTCGTCATCCGAAGGCGACGATTTGACCTTGGACGACCAAAGTCTCGACATGTTTTCTAGCCGAAATGAGCTCAATCAAACGAGTAAAGCTCAACGGGCGGTTCTAGCGGTCGAAGTGGCTGCGGTGGATAAAcgacagcagcagcagcagcagctggaaCTGCGATCGATTCAGGGTACGGAAGCAGAGCGCTTGAAATTGGCTCGGCAACAGCAAACCATAAAGCTGGAACAAGAAAATCTTACTCGGCAAAATATACCTATGCTTGCAACGATGGAACAGCCGAGCGTATCGCCTGCGGAAGTGGAACACACCAAGCGGAAAAAATGGGATCGTTCCCCACAAAGTCAAGTCGACCTATTGGCTACGCGTACCGATTCGTCTGATGATGAAATGTCGTTGAAGGTCCCGATACCACTGAATCGGCGGCCCAGAGTCCCCAGCGCTGCAGCCATGAGCCATACGAGTAGCGTCAGCGAATTTTTCAGCCTATCTGAGGCCGAAAGCGAGTCACCAATTCAAGAACGAACGTATGAAGTAGTTGGCTGGTCGgaagaaaacgaggaaaaTATGGATGACCCGGATGTGTCGTTTGCTGCCATGTGCGCAGCATTGGCCAGACGGAAACAGCGAGGCGATCTGGATTTACCCAATGATCTGAGCGTTGTATCAATTGAGACGGTTCAATCGCCGGACCAAATGGGCAGCAGTTCCAGTGGCAGCAGCCAATTGGGTGGTGGTGATTCAGTTGGTGGAGGATTTTGGCAACGGCCAGACATCAAACCAG ACTTGGACAGCCCCCGATCAATTGCAACAGATTCCACAAACGCCAACTCTGAACGTCCAGCCAATTCTATTTCTTCCGAGGATGATTACGAGCAGCTCGAGTACCGAAGAAAGAATAGcgatgaaaaagagaagaacgaCAGCTATCGCGAAGCCCACGAGGAAGAAGAGACGGTCGTATCCGAACCTATTTACACGATGGTGATAAAACCACCCAAGCCCCTTGTAGCTGTGGACTTGGAGCCGCAAACGAACGACAAAATGGAACAGACCAATGAAGACGTGCAAGTAGACGAGCCTGACAGGTGTGACGTAAAGGCCATCGTAATGCTAAGAGAGGAGGAGCCTGAGATGGAGAGGGATGCGGGTGATGGACAGACCGAGTCGCCCATTATGTGGGAGTACAAATTGCCAGCTCCGCCCACGCCCTTCCAGGATTCGGCACAATCGCCTTTGGATAAACTTCAAATTGCTAGCGAATCGGAATTGAGCCGTTCGACGCGCAGTTCCATGTCGACCGACAGCCTACAGCAAAACAGGAGTGCGGATGAAGAGAATTTTGCCAAGGATTCGCCTCGTTCGTCCATCGATTGCCAAGAACCCGAGGCTGAAACTTCGGCCGAGATCTCCATCAAAGAGGATAACGACGTTAAAGAGGTGGCCCTTAAATTACATCGCGGGCTGGAACTGTTGGGCGAAACCACTACGGAAGAACCTTCGCTAGACGATCCTGCGATTGAAGAGGTTGTAAATGTGGCCGAAGAAAATAAAGTTGTCCTTCAGTCAAGTGACCCGGAGGCTAAGCCGTATGGGATCGAATCGACGACTGACGAGCCCATGTCGCAACCATCTTCTTTGCCTCCAATGCCAAGCACTTTACCGCCAATCGATAGCGACGATGAATTCTCTCCACCTGACATGCAGTTTTCCATCGCCACGTATACTGTCCGCGTGAGCAAAGATTCACcctacgaaaagaaattgacaCGACCCGTTTTGCCCGAAGAAGTGTCAGAAAACATTATTAATCCTATTAATG ATTCTACAAAGGAGGCCAACAATCCGTTACCAATAGTTACCGAAACAAAGGAGCAGGAAATGATAGCCGATCCAGTTAAGACCGAAGAGAACTCCGGAAGTAGCCCTGTACCTGCAGCCGGCCAATTGCCTCTGCCGATGTTAAATGCCGATTTTAtccaacaatttcaaaatgcaCTGCACTCTATCACAG atCCAAAGGCACGCGCTCTACAGGAAGAGTTTTTGCGTTTGCAGCAACAGTTCCTCACTCTGCAAATGCAAGCCGTCGTGCAGCAAAACAGTGCAGTTACAGTAGAATCTGATCCCGTCGACATCTCAACAGATCATTCCGATACGACCACGTTGAAGGAGAAGACTGTTTTAATTGAAGAAGCTCCAACAGCCGCAGATTTACAAGCTGAGCCGTTGGTTGAAGCTGATTCTAAACAAATTCAACTAGTGGAATCACCTGTCGAACCTCCGCTCAAAATTACAGACCCAGCTCAAGAGCAGCTCCC GAAGCAAGAAATTGAACTTGAACTTGAGACTCCAGTGTACCGCTACACTGGGCCTCCTCAAGTCAAACTCGATACGTGGAAGCCTGGCCGCCCTCGCTCTGAAGTGATCGACTATAGTCGATCGTCGAGTTTCAACGTTCCGTTGGCACCTGTAGAAAAGAAGATCGATGCGCCTGTAATTGGTACCGTTGCAGCCACCGTCTTGGCAATGGATACGAATACTAGTAGTCCGACCGTGGCTACCATTCCTGAAGAAGTCGTTCTTCCAGTTCAAGTGTCACGTATTCCAGAAGAAGAGAGCAAAATCAAACCGATAGTATCGGAAGTTGAAGAAATATTGGCTGTTCGCGAAAAGATAGAGCACATTGAGAGCAGTAGCAACAACAGTAGCAATTGCACTAGCCCCGTTCTTAAACCCATCGTTTTGCGTAAATCATCTTTCATTACCGCTCGTCCATTTGAAGCTCGTCCCGTTTCTATGCCCATACGGAGGCCAAATTTTACGCCTATGGTTATTCAACCTGTGCCCTTTGTCTTTGGCAAAATGCGAGCTCCTGAAGTGCGTGGCTTTGCCTCGTTACCACCTGATAATCGAGTTGAAATGCAGGGCATCAGAATGACTGGTCCAACGGGGGTAACTCCTTTCTCAGCAGTCAATAAGAATCGTTCAATTGCACCAGTTAGTAAGGAGAATCCCACGATTGTCATTCGCAACAAACTGATCGAATCAGCCCGTCGGCCATCGGCGGAGCTTAATGGCACGCCTCTCAAATCAGAAGATTCTCCTGATCAG GTGGAAGACACGTTTGCAGAAGTAAAAGAAACTTCTCCTGCTGCAGTGGAAACACGCCGGACCACGTCGTCTATTCGGCCGCTATCGATGCCGATGAGCAGCAGCCTACTGTTGGCCGCTGGGGCAGGCGGGGTAGTCAATAAACCCCAACCACTTAGCCCTGAGATTTCCAAGCCACCTATTGCAGCCCAACCGACTGCCATTTCTGGTGCCGATCCTTCTACAACTGCCGGAAGGCGTTCTTTGTCGTCAAAGTTTGTCCGCAAAGTCGATCCTCGGGAAGAACTTCTCAACTCGATTCGAAGCTTTGCCAACGGAGGATCCctaaaaaag aCAGGGGCCAGTTTGGATAAGTAG